In Lonchura striata isolate bLonStr1 chromosome 14, bLonStr1.mat, whole genome shotgun sequence, one genomic interval encodes:
- the RAP2C gene encoding ras-related protein Rap-2c gives MREYKVVVLGSGGVGKSALTVQFVTGTFIEKYDPTIEDFYRKEIEVDSSPSVLEILDTAGTEQFASMRDLYIKNGQGFILVYSLVNQQSFQDIKPMRDQIVRVKRYEKVPLILVGNKVDLESEREVLSAEGRALAQEWGCPFMETSAKSKTMVDELFAEIVRQMNYASLPEKQDQCCTTCIVQ, from the exons ATGCGGGAGTACAaggtggtggtgctgggcagCGGGGGGGTGGGGAAGTCCGCCCTGACGGTGCAGTTCGTCACCGGGACCTTCATCGAGAAGTACGACCCCACCATCGAGGACTTCTACCGCAAGGAGATCGAGGTGGACTCGTCGCCCTCGGTGCTGGAGATCCTGGACACGGCGGGCACCGAGCAGTTCGCCTCCATGCGCGACCTCTACATCAAGAACGGGCAGGGATTCATCCTCGTCTACAGCCTGGTCAACCAGCAGTCCTTCCAG GATATCAAGCCGATGAGGGACCAGATTGTCCGGGTGAAGAGATACGAGAAAGTTCCTCTGATCCTGGTGGGGAATAAAGTGGATCTGGAGTCGGAGAGGGAAGTCCTATCTGCAGAAGGCAGAGCCCTGGCTCAGGAGTGGGGCTGTCCCTTCATGGAGACGTCAGCCAAGAGCAAAACAATGGTGGATGAACTGTTTGCTGAGATCGTCAGGCAAATGAACTATGCCTCCCTGCCTGAAAAGCAAGATCAGTGTTGTACAACTTGCATCGTCCAGTGA